The Rhodocytophaga rosea genome has a segment encoding these proteins:
- a CDS encoding DUF1599 domain-containing protein, producing the protein MITQTENEYRHVIGICKELFVKKTRDYGTSWRILRLPSITDQIFIKAQRIRSIQEKGTQKVGDNIASEFVGIINYCIMALIQMELPANAPLDLPYEELVEMYEKQAEKTLQLLLNKNHDYGEAWREMRISSMTDIILMKLLRTKQIEDNQGKTLVSEGVDANYQDMINYAVFCLIKMSFGQKTDS; encoded by the coding sequence TTGATTACCCAGACAGAAAACGAGTATAGGCACGTCATTGGTATATGTAAGGAATTATTTGTAAAGAAAACCAGAGATTATGGTACTTCCTGGAGAATCCTGCGTTTGCCTTCCATTACCGACCAGATATTCATTAAGGCACAGCGCATCCGTTCGATCCAGGAAAAAGGCACGCAGAAGGTGGGAGATAATATCGCTTCTGAGTTTGTAGGCATAATCAACTATTGTATCATGGCTCTGATTCAGATGGAATTGCCAGCCAATGCTCCTTTAGATTTGCCGTATGAAGAACTGGTGGAGATGTATGAAAAACAGGCAGAAAAAACATTGCAGCTCCTGCTCAATAAAAATCACGATTATGGAGAAGCCTGGCGTGAAATGCGAATCAGCTCGATGACCGATATTATTCTGATGAAATTGCTTCGTACCAAACAGATTGAAGACAATCAGGGGAAAACGCTGGTATCTGAAGGCGTGGATGCCAATTACCAGGATATGATTAACTATGCCGTGTTCTGCCTGATAAAAATGAGTTTTGGCCAGAAGACCGATAGTTAG
- the folP gene encoding dihydropteroate synthase codes for MPQLDSLFETRKTLLLKGKIQDLSVPAVMGIINVTPDSFYAGSRQQQLQDIVQLARKMTEQGATFIDIGGSSTRPGAADISEEEELKRVIPAIDAILKELPEANISIDTYRARVARIAVETGACVVNDISGGELDKQMFETVSQLQVPYILMHMRGTPQSMASLHTYENIIGEMMQYFQQKVYLLRQLELKDIILDIGFGFAKNIEQNYYLLRYLDKFRIFGLPLLAGLSRKSLIYKKLNIPVEEALNGTTVLNTLALTKGVSLLRVHDVKESVETVKLFTLYSRE; via the coding sequence TTGCCTCAACTTGATTCACTTTTTGAAACCAGGAAAACCCTACTTCTGAAAGGTAAAATTCAGGATTTGTCTGTTCCGGCAGTAATGGGAATTATCAATGTTACCCCAGATTCATTTTATGCTGGAAGCAGGCAACAGCAATTGCAAGATATTGTGCAGCTTGCCCGTAAAATGACAGAACAGGGTGCAACCTTTATTGATATAGGAGGGTCATCTACCAGACCGGGTGCAGCAGACATTAGTGAAGAAGAGGAATTAAAACGGGTTATTCCGGCCATTGATGCTATTTTAAAAGAACTTCCTGAAGCAAATATTTCGATTGATACCTACCGGGCCAGAGTAGCCAGAATAGCGGTAGAAACCGGCGCCTGTGTAGTAAATGATATTTCGGGAGGAGAGTTAGATAAGCAAATGTTTGAGACAGTGAGCCAGTTGCAAGTACCATACATTCTGATGCATATGCGTGGAACACCACAATCTATGGCTTCGCTCCATACGTATGAAAATATTATTGGGGAAATGATGCAATATTTTCAACAAAAGGTTTACTTATTGCGGCAATTGGAATTAAAAGATATTATTTTGGATATAGGTTTTGGTTTTGCCAAAAATATAGAACAAAATTACTATCTTTTACGATACCTGGACAAATTCCGGATTTTCGGTCTTCCGCTACTGGCAGGTCTTTCGAGGAAATCGTTGATTTATAAGAAATTAAATATCCCAGTGGAAGAAGCCTTAAATGGTACTACTGTGTTAAATACGCTGGCACTCACCAAGGGAGTGTCATTGTTGCGGGTACATGATGTAAAAGAATCCGTAGAAACGGTAAAACTTTTTACATTGTATAGCCGGGAATAA
- the cdaA gene encoding diadenylate cyclase CdaA, whose translation MRLLFSIGFLNISWVDMIDVSLVTYLLYQLYKLMRGSVAIKVFLGFLSLYLSFLLVKAAEMELLTAILGQFMGVGVIALLILFQQEIRKFLLLIGKTTVFNNDQFFRSFPWRRALVEKQVSINPIVEAAKTMSASHTGALIVFARDSELKFYTDSGDELDAIISKRLLISIFNKYSPMHDGAVIIVRNRIKAARCILPVSENDELPASFGLRHRAAIGLTEITDAVVLVVSEETGQMSLVANGKVMHNLSAQELRSKLNQYMLDNKEELEEVKLSKEELRNARETA comes from the coding sequence ATGAGATTACTCTTCTCCATAGGCTTTCTGAACATCTCCTGGGTAGATATGATTGACGTCTCTCTTGTCACGTATCTGCTGTACCAGTTGTATAAATTGATGCGGGGAAGTGTAGCGATTAAAGTGTTCCTGGGCTTCCTTTCTCTATATCTCTCTTTCTTGCTGGTAAAAGCCGCAGAAATGGAATTGCTTACGGCCATTCTGGGACAGTTTATGGGTGTAGGTGTAATCGCCTTATTAATTTTATTCCAGCAGGAAATCCGGAAATTTTTATTGCTGATCGGGAAAACCACTGTTTTCAACAACGACCAGTTTTTCCGTTCCTTTCCCTGGCGGAGGGCTTTGGTAGAAAAACAGGTAAGCATTAATCCTATTGTGGAAGCGGCCAAAACTATGTCGGCTTCACACACTGGTGCATTAATTGTATTTGCCAGAGATTCTGAACTTAAATTCTATACCGATTCCGGCGACGAACTGGATGCCATCATCTCCAAACGTTTGCTTATTTCTATTTTTAATAAATACAGCCCCATGCACGATGGAGCTGTAATCATTGTCCGGAACCGCATTAAAGCCGCCCGTTGTATTCTGCCGGTTTCCGAAAACGACGAATTGCCGGCTTCTTTTGGCTTACGGCACAGAGCAGCGATTGGCTTAACAGAAATCACGGATGCAGTAGTACTGGTAGTATCTGAAGAAACCGGACAGATGTCGCTGGTAGCCAATGGCAAAGTGATGCATAACTTATCCGCTCAGGAATTAAGGAGTAAGCTCAACCAATACATGTTGGATAATAAAGAAGAACTGGAAGAAGTAAAACTTTCCAAAGAAGAACTCCGCAACGCCCGCGAAACTGCCTGA
- a CDS encoding TonB-dependent receptor domain-containing protein, with product MRLIVLSISVLLSLHAITGMAQSRVKGSIRGVVVDSTTKKALREAPVTLLHAKDSSLITFTITGGEGNFAFNNIPEGNYRVLITFLGYRNISKNITLDASSPHIDLGTMEMAQTTILLNEVVIEQERAPITLKNDTLEFNATSFKTRPNTQVEELLKKMPGIEISRDGTIKAQGQEVKRVLVDGKPFFGDDPKVATRNLPAEIIDKVQLYDQGSDQAEFSGFDDGTREKTINLTTKKDKRKGIFGQNNIGVGTSERYQARLNFNRFNNGQQLSIIGLGNNINQQGFTMQDMSSFGSGSGMSGGGGRGGDISGGEGGRGGGGGMMVNPGQGGGIGGGNNGNNNSITESWAGGINYRDSWSKKLDVTGSYFANHSNIITDQKSLRQNILPDTTFINDQTNTTRNQNTSNRLNLRLDYRPDSLTSIRFTPSLTFQNSTYTSAIFANTYTGSNEPLNQSSTFNNSVGNGVSGNSNLLFMRKFNKKGRSFSFNLNTLLNQQHTTGTTRSANEFFNAPDGQPPARNFDQRNEQQTARLNNTATFSYTEPLSLRQTLEFHYIFGRNGSRSDKEVNNYNEVSGVYDLFNEQLSNEFNNTFSTQRAGATLQNKRLKYTYSFGLDIQQAGLKNDNESRNTMLRRNFTNLLPNAMFTYSIGRNKNLRINYRSRINSPSVSQLQPVPDNSNPLNIRLGDPDLKPEYSNQLTATYNFFNSGNYRSLFAALNLNQTGNKIVNAQEFSNTGTQTTRPVNENGYYTATGFVAIGRPIRSIKANINLTTNLGYNRGISLVNGQENRSKSLLAGQGVSLNSNYNEKFEYGISANMNYQQATYSLQSQQNNSFFSQVLTADLYYELPYKFIFTSEVTYTANTGRSAGYNQSFVLWNAALARQLFKNKQGELKLQVYDILNQNRSIVRNIGDTYVEDVQSQVLQQYFMLSFTYHLRKFGGNFNMGQNPNRRSNMPPFMRQQGRQ from the coding sequence ATGCGTTTGATTGTACTCAGCATCAGTGTATTACTTAGTTTACATGCGATTACTGGCATGGCACAATCCCGTGTGAAAGGCAGTATCCGGGGTGTGGTTGTGGACTCTACTACAAAAAAAGCATTACGGGAGGCGCCGGTTACCTTATTACATGCCAAAGATTCCTCGCTTATTACGTTTACCATTACCGGTGGTGAAGGAAATTTTGCATTCAATAATATACCGGAAGGCAATTACCGCGTACTCATTACTTTTCTGGGTTACCGCAATATTTCCAAAAACATCACCCTGGATGCTTCCTCTCCCCATATTGACTTGGGAACTATGGAAATGGCGCAAACCACCATTTTGCTCAATGAAGTGGTAATTGAACAGGAGCGGGCACCCATTACCCTGAAAAATGATACACTCGAGTTTAATGCAACCTCGTTTAAAACACGCCCGAATACACAGGTAGAAGAATTATTAAAGAAAATGCCGGGTATCGAAATTAGCCGCGATGGTACGATTAAAGCGCAGGGGCAGGAAGTAAAACGTGTACTGGTGGATGGAAAACCCTTTTTCGGTGACGATCCGAAAGTGGCTACCAGAAACCTGCCTGCAGAAATTATAGACAAAGTGCAGTTGTATGACCAGGGCTCAGATCAGGCGGAATTTTCAGGTTTTGATGATGGCACCCGCGAAAAAACCATTAACCTCACCACCAAAAAAGACAAGCGCAAGGGCATTTTCGGCCAGAATAATATTGGCGTAGGTACCAGCGAACGCTACCAAGCAAGGCTTAATTTTAACCGGTTCAATAACGGGCAGCAGTTATCTATCATTGGATTAGGGAATAATATCAACCAGCAGGGTTTTACCATGCAGGATATGTCCAGTTTTGGTTCTGGATCTGGTATGTCTGGTGGAGGTGGAAGAGGTGGGGATATATCAGGTGGGGAAGGTGGTAGGGGCGGAGGTGGTGGAATGATGGTGAATCCGGGCCAGGGTGGTGGAATAGGCGGAGGTAATAATGGCAACAACAACTCTATTACAGAATCATGGGCAGGCGGCATCAATTACCGCGATAGTTGGAGTAAAAAACTGGATGTAACAGGCAGTTATTTTGCCAATCATTCCAACATAATTACCGATCAGAAAAGTCTGCGGCAAAATATTCTCCCGGATACTACTTTCATCAATGACCAAACCAATACAACCAGGAACCAGAATACCAGCAACCGTTTAAACCTCCGATTAGATTACCGTCCGGATTCTCTTACCAGCATCCGCTTCACCCCAAGCCTGACTTTTCAGAATTCTACCTATACAAGTGCCATTTTTGCCAATACATATACCGGTTCAAATGAGCCTTTAAACCAAAGCAGTACATTCAATAATTCTGTTGGGAATGGAGTCAGTGGAAATAGTAATCTGCTGTTTATGCGTAAGTTCAATAAAAAAGGCCGTAGTTTCTCGTTCAACCTGAACACTTTACTCAACCAGCAGCATACTACTGGTACCACCCGTTCTGCCAATGAGTTTTTTAATGCTCCCGATGGTCAGCCGCCAGCCAGAAATTTTGACCAGCGAAACGAGCAACAGACAGCCAGACTAAATAATACAGCTACTTTTTCGTATACCGAACCCTTATCCCTTCGCCAGACACTGGAGTTTCATTATATATTTGGCCGGAATGGAAGCCGTTCAGATAAAGAAGTAAATAATTATAATGAAGTGTCAGGGGTATATGACCTGTTTAATGAACAACTGAGTAATGAGTTTAACAATACTTTTTCTACACAACGGGCCGGTGCTACTTTACAGAATAAGCGGCTCAAGTATACCTATTCGTTTGGATTGGATATACAACAAGCCGGTTTGAAAAACGACAATGAAAGCCGCAATACTATGCTGCGCCGCAATTTTACTAACCTGCTGCCAAATGCCATGTTTACCTATTCTATAGGCCGCAATAAAAACCTGCGTATTAATTACAGATCCCGCATTAATTCGCCTTCGGTTTCTCAGTTGCAGCCAGTACCAGATAACAGCAATCCGCTCAACATCCGGCTGGGTGATCCGGACCTGAAACCTGAATATAGTAACCAACTGACAGCTACTTATAATTTCTTCAATTCTGGCAATTACCGCAGTTTATTTGCCGCCTTAAACCTAAACCAGACGGGTAATAAAATTGTAAATGCCCAGGAATTCAGCAATACTGGTACACAAACAACCAGGCCGGTTAATGAGAATGGCTATTATACAGCCACTGGATTTGTAGCCATTGGGCGGCCCATCCGTTCGATTAAAGCCAATATCAACCTGACTACGAATCTGGGATATAACCGGGGTATCAGTCTGGTCAATGGGCAGGAAAACCGTTCGAAAAGCCTGCTAGCCGGGCAGGGAGTAAGTTTGAATTCTAATTATAATGAGAAATTTGAATATGGAATCAGTGCCAATATGAATTACCAGCAAGCAACCTATTCCCTGCAAAGCCAGCAGAATAATTCTTTCTTCAGTCAGGTGCTGACAGCCGATTTGTATTATGAATTACCGTATAAATTTATTTTCACTTCGGAAGTAACCTATACTGCGAATACCGGACGTTCTGCCGGATATAACCAGAGTTTTGTATTATGGAATGCGGCTCTTGCCAGGCAATTATTTAAAAATAAACAAGGTGAACTCAAGTTGCAGGTATATGATATTCTCAACCAGAACCGCAGCATTGTACGGAATATTGGAGATACCTATGTGGAAGATGTGCAAAGCCAGGTATTACAGCAGTATTTTATGCTCAGTTTTACCTATCATTTGCGTAAGTTTGGCGGTAATTTTAATATGGGGCAAAATCCGAATAGGAGAAGTAATATGCCACCATTTATGCGTCAGCAGGGAAGACAGTAA
- a CDS encoding GLPGLI family protein → MKIAYVFTLLFCLLATMSSSYAQSAASGTIFYEGARKIDPSQMKIVINGEEVKPGSADAPDVPTIASFSQTLIFSGKYAKEEREMPRPVIRTLDGGPGGPEREQTMKMEPPLAEKLYLDLQTQKIIRVMEVKKEKKIYQAEEIFTRASGWQDSDKTRKIAGYACRKATCPWKGETYTIWYTTDLDFTYSPIRELTPSKGVVLLVEGSEESFKAIKIDAKPVALTEVQPAAGAEMVSAEELNDKRDKAMADFRQVMMPGGPR, encoded by the coding sequence ATGAAAATAGCATACGTCTTTACCCTGCTTTTCTGCCTGCTGGCAACAATGTCTTCGTCTTATGCCCAATCTGCGGCTTCCGGAACTATTTTTTATGAAGGTGCCCGTAAAATAGACCCCTCACAAATGAAAATTGTTATCAATGGGGAAGAAGTAAAGCCTGGCAGCGCCGATGCACCTGATGTACCAACCATAGCTAGCTTTTCACAAACCCTCATCTTTTCGGGTAAATATGCCAAAGAAGAAAGGGAAATGCCCAGACCGGTAATTCGCACGCTCGATGGTGGACCTGGAGGCCCTGAGCGGGAACAGACGATGAAAATGGAGCCTCCATTGGCTGAGAAACTGTATTTAGACTTGCAGACTCAGAAAATCATTCGTGTTATGGAGGTGAAAAAAGAAAAGAAAATTTACCAGGCTGAAGAAATCTTCACAAGAGCCAGCGGATGGCAGGATTCTGATAAAACCCGTAAAATAGCCGGATATGCCTGCCGCAAGGCTACTTGTCCCTGGAAAGGAGAAACCTATACCATCTGGTATACCACTGACCTTGATTTTACCTATTCTCCCATCCGCGAACTTACGCCTTCCAAAGGAGTAGTATTACTGGTGGAAGGAAGCGAAGAATCGTTTAAAGCCATTAAGATAGATGCTAAACCTGTTGCGTTGACGGAAGTTCAGCCTGCAGCCGGAGCAGAAATGGTAAGTGCAGAAGAATTAAATGACAAACGGGATAAAGCCATGGCCGATTTCCGTCAGGTGATGATGCCAGGAGGCCCAAGATAA
- a CDS encoding sensor histidine kinase, with the protein MKRRIRYIFILMTLCILGINIFQGYWLYTTYTLHYQQFTRSATEALFQALQRQQEADARQLFHTKISEDGDPNVRYRQMERDIITSDKVVLFREDSSILGATRDSVRDHLRKRRQLDVIQYYRLPDMPPSALTIPADTLARRISSRLIVNWYKNIPFDLNKMDSVFRKELAMRELEASFELDTLHPVSPEGSITVFNTKISNDYPVQLRPVPVNPVHNLFVRASFKNPVTYVLQKMSWLLVCSVLLLVLTTGCFMYMLSTILRQKKLSEIKNDFINNMTHELKTPIATVSAAVEAMLSFGALENAKKTQLYLTVSKNELQRLSDLVEKVLNMAVEEKKELELHPEPVNPSELIRDIVTHQQLKAAKPVQFEVDVPAGYQTVYVDRLHIANTINNLIDNAIKYSYEKVTIRIKSYVEPHTWLLSVQDTGIGIPKPYQQAIFDRFFRVPTGDLHQVKGFGLGLSYVKQVVEKHGGQIEVHSEPAEGSEFTLRFPLK; encoded by the coding sequence ATGAAGCGCCGTATCCGTTATATATTTATTCTCATGACCCTTTGCATTCTGGGTATAAATATCTTTCAGGGATACTGGCTCTATACTACCTATACGCTCCATTATCAGCAATTTACCCGTTCGGCTACAGAAGCCCTTTTTCAGGCACTCCAGCGTCAGCAGGAAGCAGATGCCAGACAGCTTTTTCATACTAAGATCTCTGAGGATGGAGATCCGAATGTAAGGTACCGGCAAATGGAAAGGGATATTATTACGTCGGATAAGGTGGTATTATTCAGGGAAGATAGTTCTATTTTAGGTGCCACCAGAGATTCGGTACGGGACCATCTCAGAAAAAGACGACAACTGGATGTCATTCAGTATTACCGGCTTCCAGATATGCCTCCTTCGGCGCTCACCATTCCTGCCGATACCTTGGCCCGCCGTATTTCCAGCCGGCTGATTGTAAACTGGTATAAGAATATACCTTTTGACCTGAATAAAATGGATTCAGTTTTCCGGAAGGAACTGGCAATGCGTGAGCTGGAAGCCTCTTTCGAATTAGATACGCTCCACCCTGTTTCTCCGGAAGGTAGTATTACTGTATTCAATACAAAAATTTCGAATGATTATCCGGTACAACTCCGCCCAGTTCCGGTAAATCCGGTACACAACCTGTTTGTACGGGCTTCTTTCAAAAATCCGGTTACCTATGTATTACAAAAAATGAGCTGGTTGCTGGTTTGTTCGGTACTATTGCTGGTACTTACCACCGGCTGTTTTATGTATATGCTTTCTACTATTCTCAGGCAGAAGAAATTATCGGAAATAAAGAATGATTTTATTAACAATATGACGCATGAACTGAAAACACCTATTGCCACTGTGTCGGCTGCTGTGGAAGCGATGTTATCATTTGGCGCACTGGAAAATGCAAAAAAAACGCAACTCTACCTTACAGTTTCTAAAAATGAATTACAGCGCTTATCGGATCTTGTAGAAAAAGTGCTCAACATGGCCGTAGAAGAAAAAAAGGAACTCGAACTCCACCCTGAACCAGTTAACCCATCTGAACTGATACGGGATATTGTTACGCATCAGCAGTTGAAGGCTGCCAAACCAGTACAATTTGAAGTAGACGTACCTGCTGGTTACCAAACGGTGTATGTAGACCGGCTGCATATCGCCAATACCATTAATAACCTGATTGATAACGCAATTAAATATTCTTATGAAAAGGTAACCATTCGTATCAAAAGTTATGTTGAACCTCACACCTGGCTATTATCCGTGCAGGATACAGGAATAGGAATCCCTAAACCCTATCAGCAGGCTATTTTCGACCGCTTCTTTCGGGTGCCTACCGGCGATTTGCATCAGGTGAAAGGCTTTGGCCTGGGACTTTCGTATGTAAAACAGGTGGTAGAAAAACATGGTGGCCAAATTGAAGTCCACAGTGAACCAGCAGAAGGCAGTGAATTTACCCTTCGTTTTCCGCTGAAGTGA
- a CDS encoding response regulator transcription factor, which translates to MPTVLLVEDEVWLGQIVKDSLEVRGFQVWHAMDGAQGLTMYQTHSPDVVVLDVMMPQLDGFTLTERIRSQNATVPIIFLTARSQTVDVVKGFELGGNDYLKKPFSMDELIVRIKALLNRKITTLAQPENEQYQIGQYLFDYPKQKLIFKGKDSVLSYRESELLKRLFLQRNQVLERSKVLQDLWGDDNFFNGRSLDVFITHLRNYLKADPHVQIVNIRGIGYKLIV; encoded by the coding sequence ATGCCGACAGTATTATTAGTAGAAGACGAAGTCTGGCTGGGGCAGATAGTAAAAGATAGCCTGGAAGTTCGGGGATTTCAGGTATGGCATGCGATGGATGGTGCCCAGGGGCTAACTATGTACCAAACTCATTCGCCGGATGTAGTAGTGCTGGATGTGATGATGCCGCAACTCGATGGGTTTACCCTTACCGAACGTATCCGTTCTCAGAATGCAACGGTACCGATTATATTTCTTACTGCCCGTTCGCAAACTGTAGATGTTGTAAAAGGTTTTGAACTGGGAGGAAATGACTATCTGAAAAAACCATTCAGTATGGATGAACTGATTGTGCGGATTAAAGCCCTGCTGAACCGGAAAATAACTACGCTAGCTCAACCAGAAAATGAGCAATACCAGATCGGGCAATACCTGTTCGATTATCCCAAACAAAAACTTATTTTTAAAGGAAAGGATTCGGTGCTCTCTTACCGGGAATCGGAATTATTAAAACGGTTGTTTCTCCAGCGTAACCAAGTACTCGAACGCAGTAAGGTTTTACAAGACCTTTGGGGCGACGATAATTTTTTCAACGGCCGTAGTTTAGATGTATTTATTACCCACCTGCGCAACTATCTCAAAGCTGACCCACATGTTCAAATCGTAAATATCCGGGGGATTGGTTATAAACTAATTGTGTAA